The genomic interval TTTGACGCAGCGTAGAAGTAAAATCATTGGCTAGGCCGGGAACCCCGCAACCATTTAATACTTCGAGCTGGATAACATCACCAATAAGGCTGGGGGCATCTTCTGAGCGCTGGTTTTCAATTCGTGGATAGATAATGCGTGTAAAAAGTCCAAAGATCAGCATAGCTAGCAAGAGACTCAAAAAGCCAATGGCGGCATTGAGTGTAAAGGAATGAGATTCTTCGTTATTTCTGGAACTCATTTATTGCTGCTGATCAAAAATTCTGATCGCCAAAAGAAGAAGTATAGGGAGGACTAAACGGCGATGCTCCATATCCGTATCCATAACTTGGCACCTGCTGGAACTGTATGCTGATGTTGCTGTTCTCGCTAAGCTCATAGTTCAGCTCTGCGTTACGAATTTTAAAGTCTATGCCCGAACCAGAATTTTGGCTTCCCATAAAACTATTGCCAAATGGCGAATGCAATAACTGTAGGTCAACACGACCAGTTAGATCTTCCGAAAAGAAAAAGTGCATAGTGTTGGTGTAGGCATTGATGTTCTGTGTTTGCCCGCCAACACTGGAAAAACTCATTGAGTACGAATGATCCATTCGCATATTAAATAAATTACTCCAATTGGCTCCTTCACTGGGATCTTCTTTTTTGATAATGGGACCAGTAAGGTCGGAGGGCCGCTGTTGGTCTTTACGAAACTGTGCTTGAGTAGTACTCGAAAGCCCAAGCACTAAAATCATAAAAAAGCAGCAGGCACTAATTGCGGAGAATGTTCTCATAGTATAATTACTTTGGTTGTCTATCAGTTATAATAACACTTTTCAACCATTAATAGTATAAAAAAGTCTGGTGCTTAATTAAAGGTACGAACATAGTAAATTGGGGTTGGGAAGACGTATATTTCTCCCAAAATTTTGCAATTGATTTTTAGTTAATAATGATACT from Fodinibius salinus carries:
- a CDS encoding LytR C-terminal domain-containing protein, which encodes MSSRNNEESHSFTLNAAIGFLSLLLAMLIFGLFTRIIYPRIENQRSEDAPSLIGDVIQLEVLNGCGVPGLANDFTSTLRQNGFDVVETGNFKNFNMQHTVVIARNFDSENAKRVAAALGVQPENIFIEASDDFYLDATVVIGSDYESLKINQ